In Fusarium oxysporum Fo47 chromosome XII, complete sequence, one DNA window encodes the following:
- a CDS encoding FAD dependent oxidoreductase — protein sequence MDAQSAPVIVIGGGIVGASITWHLAKEKKEVILIAETVGGVATPKSFCWLNAAGTTEKFYYDFRRRSMARWVEMGKELPDLPIQWGGVLACDRTPEEREGFYERQRLWGTNITRLEQTDLAVLESQVDEAQFSLVKWGLHVPEEGTIEAYAAAAKLIAHAQSLGTKVLKESVTGFLKNDKGRVSGVVTGSGHVRGSHVVLAAGLGSVPLLATENIKLPLTGREGLLANTAPTKKQYLNTLLRLPGLHMRQTLDGRIVFGASFAGGQPGDDPQATAEDLFNQVQKTFKDGNRLEFGHYTVGVRPDPEDGYPILGSTGLEGLDLAVMHSGVTNAALVGELLAKKILYGIEDQMLKDYRMDRFKSYAKL from the coding sequence ATGGACGCTCAATCTGCTCCAGTCATCGTCATAGGCGGCGGCATTGTTGGTGCCTCAATTACCTGGCATTTagccaaggaaaagaaggaagtCATTCTTATTGCAGAGACAGTCGGCGGCGTCGCGACTCCCAAGTCATTTTGCTGGCTCAACGCGGCTGGTACAACGGAAAAGTTTTACTATGATTTCCGACGTCGCTCTATGGCACGCTGGGTTGAAATGGGCAAAGAGCTACCGGATCTCCCGATCCAGTGGGGTGGTGTCTTGGCTTGCGACAGAACCCCTGAAGAGCGCGAAGGATTCTACGAACGTCAGCGTCTCTGGGGCACAAACATTACGCGTCTGGAACAAACTGACCTTGCTGTACTTGAGTCGCAAGTCGATGAGGCCCAATTCTCCTTGGTGAAATGGGGCCTTCATGTTCCTGAAGAGGGAACTATCGAAGCATACGCCGCTGCAGCGAAGCTCATCGCTCACGCCCAATCTCTCGGCACTAAGGTGCTTAAAGAGAGTGTTACTGGATTTCTGAAGAACGACAAAGGGCGAGTCTCGGGCGTAGTAACGGGCTCTGGGCACGTGCGTGGCAGCCACGTCGTTCTGGCTGCTGGTCTTGGAAGTGTTCCACTGTTGGCAACAgagaacatcaagcttccTTTGACTGGTCGTGAGGGTCTCCTTGCTAACACCGCACCGACTAAAAAACAATACCTGAATACCTTGCTCCGCTTGCCAGGCTTGCATATGCGCCAGACCCTCGATGGGCGCATAGTCTTCGGCGCGTCCTTCGCTGGCGGACAGCCCGGCGATGACCCGCAAGCAACAGCAGAGGATCTTTTCAACCAGGTACAAAAGACATTCAAGGATGGAAACAGGCTTGAGTTTGGTCATTATACTGTAGGTGTACGACCTGACCCGGAGGATGGCTATCCCATTCTCGGTTCCACGGGCTTGGAAGGGCTTGACCTGGCTGTGATGCACTCTGGCGTCACGAATGCTGCGCTGGTTGGCGAGCTCCTAGCCAAGAAGATTCTCTACGGCATCGAAGATCAAATGCTCAAGGACTATCGGATGGATCGGTTTAAGAGTTATGCAAAACTCTAA
- a CDS encoding general substrate transporter: MAITKIFTESVLAKYARTIKATPRGLIVNRSLLFSCAVYALAGLPTTWDQGSSSVVPSLPGFQKQFNIESGAKADDIQDFISIIYIGYAVGAALSFFINDRIGRRWSFRLYSAIWIIGQLIATLSPSWPALYTARIISGIGIGSLSVTGPMSIVELAPSEIRGLLTAWYTVVMGTALFTSIFCVYGIFLHMSSSKLQYQIVWFSPAIFMALAIVASFFVSESPRWLMMVGKREEAAAVLVDLRRLPADHPRLEKEIKDIEDSVTGIGSSFTGIVKETFTVPSNLRRLQQALLSYALAQLSGANSVTSYFIPIMSIMGIGGGTSESMFLSGMYGFSKFIFSLIASFFFIDALGRRRSLFIGITLQLISHVYIGVFIKYHQEGPVSSSASQAAIAAVFFHAFGYAVGLFVLPYIFGGELWPNRLRSFGGAVSQTFHWLFIYAVKYSIPSLLKTTDNWGAFLFFAGWCFLALIYVFFMVPEISGLSVEEIDYLFKGSWFNAYKRARRHPVIDSVEDGKNKLPEEPGSKNLVPQLSLVKGNELDESLKTSR; the protein is encoded by the exons ATGGCCATCACAAAGATCTTCACCGAGTCAGTTCTCGCCAAGTATGCTCGAACCATAAAAGCAACTCCGCGGGGTCTAATCGTCAATCGAtctctgctcttctcatGTGCAGTCTATGCCCTGGCTGGTCTTCCAACAA CCTGGGACCAGGGATCTTCTTCTGTCGTTCCATCGCTGCCAGGCTTCCAGAAGCAATTTAACATCGAATCAGGGGCCAAGGCCGATGATATTCAAGACTTCATCTCGATTATTTACATTGGATATGCCGTTGGTGCTGCGTTATCCTTCTTTATCAATGATCGCATTGGCCGTCGCTGGTCGTTTCGTTTGTACTCAGCTATCTGGATCATCGGCCAACTCATCGCGACTCTTTCACCCAGCTGGCCTGCCTTGTATACGGCACGAATTATATCCGGCATTGGAATCGGCTCCCTCAGCGTCACTGGACCAATGTCAATCGTCGAACTCGCACCGAGCGAGATCCGGGGCCTGCTTACAGCTTGGTATACAGTTGTAATGGGGACCGCCTTATTCACCTCGATCTTCTGCGTATACGGAATATTCTTGCACATGTCCTCCAGCAAGCTGCAGTACCAGATAGTCTGGTTCTCACCGGCTATTTTTATGGCTTTGGCTATTGTTGCTAGCTTCTTTGTTAGTGAATCTCCCCGATGGCTCATGATGGTTGGTaagcgagaagaagctgccgCCGTGCTGGTGGACCTACGACGTCTTCCAGCAGACCACCCTCGCCTAGAAAAGGAGATTAAGGATATTGAGGACTCAGTTACTGGTATCGGATCCAGCTTCACAGGAATAGTTAAAGAGACATTCACTGTCCCTTCTAATCTACGCCGCCTCCAACAAGCTCTGCTTTCCTATGCCCTGGCTCAACTCTCAGGTGCCAATTCAGTCACGTCGTATTTTATCCCTATCATGAGTATCATGGGCATAGGAGGAGGCACATCCGAGAGTATGTTCTTGAGCGGCATGTACGGCTTCTCCAagttcatcttcagccttatcgcatctttcttctttatCGATGCTCTCGGACGACGCCGATCTCTATTTATCGGTATAACACTTCAGCTTATTTCGCACGTCTACATCGGAGTATTTATCAAGTACCATCAAGAAGGTCCTGTATCCTCCTCTGCATCTCAAGCGGCTATCGCTGCTGTTTTCTTCCACGCTTTTGGATATGCTGTTG GTCTTTTTGTTCTGCCCTACATCTTTGGAGGAGAGCTCTGGCCTAACCGTCTTCGTTCATTCGGTGGCGCTGTCAGCCAAACCTTCCACTGGCTCTTCATTTACGCTGTCAAATATAGCATTCCCTCGCTTCTCAAGACAACTGATAACTGGGGAGCGTTCCTCTTCTTTGCTGGTTGGTGCTTTCTCGCGTTGATATATGTTTTCTTTATGGTTCCAGAGATCTCAGGCCTGAGCGTGGAGGAAATTGATTATCTGTTCAAGGGTTCTTGGTTTAATGCTTATAAACGCGCTCGACGACATCCTGTTATTGATAGCGTTGAGGATGGAAAGAACAAGCTCCCTGAGGAACCGGGCAGTAAGAATCTAGTGCCTCAGCTGAGTTTGGTCAAGGGCAATGAACTTGATGAGTCTCTCAAGACATCCAGATAG
- a CDS encoding major facilitator superfamily domain-containing protein, with protein sequence MAAYKTSTEAVDQKDSLEGPGRVAEHVEITQTISWTAEEEKKLVRKIDLFLLPNIWLMYLLSYMDRTNIGNAKIAGMADDLELTSSQYSIILVVFFVGYVIFEPPSNMILVRTRPSLYLPAIMIVWGVLTCIMSVVQSYHHLIILRVFVGVMESGFAPGILLIFSSWYKRTEQSKRFAVFMSAAILSGAFGGLLAGAITGGLEGAHGIRGWRWLFIVEGVATIGWAIIAAFLLLDFPANTRHLTDRERAIAIARLQEDSVTVRGQGEKVGKMQSLILALRDWRTWGFIFGYMVIVGSSTLSYFYPTLVHGLGYSSTVQAQYMTVPIYAVAFVCTAVSGYFADRISNYRGLIIAGWLSFSMITSIAVCVVYNFTARYALLVLMAAGLWASNAISLSFAASTFGSMDAEVRAVALALMNALGNLAQIYGAYLFPSDDAPKYLMGFGVISGMLGFGVCVYIVMHILVRRLNP encoded by the exons ATGGCGGCATACAAAACTAGTACCGAGGCTGTCGACCAGAAGGACTCTCTCGAAGGCCCCGGTCGAGTCGCCGAGCATGTCGAAATAACCCAAACCATCAGCTGGACCGcggaagaggaaaagaagctcGTCCGTAAGATCGACCTGTTTCTCTTGCCGAATATTTGGCTCATGTACTTGCTCTCTTACATGGACCGAACTAA CATCGGAAACGCAAAGATCGCCGGCATGGCAGATGATCTTGAACTCACCTCGTCCCAGTACAGCATTAttctcgtcgtcttcttcg TTGGTTATGTCATCTTTGAACCGCCGTCCAACATGATCCTGGTTCGAACTCGCCCGTCGCTATACCTTCCTGCCATCATGATTGTCTGGGGCGTGCTCACATGCATCATGTCCGTCGTCCAGAGCTaccatcatctcatcatcctccgaGTCTTTGTCGGGGTCATGGAATCAGGTTTCGCCCCAggcatcctcctcatcttttCGTCCTGGTATAAGCGAACCGAGCAGTCAAAGCGATTTGCCGTCTTCATGTCCGCTGCCATCCTATCCGGGGCCTTTGGTGGTCTTCTTGCAGGCGCAATTACCGGTGGCCTCGAGGGCGCCCATGGGATTCGGGGGTGGCGCTGGCTTTTCATCGTCGAGGGGGTGGCCACCATTGGTTGGGCTATCATTGCCGCgtttctgcttcttgactttCCGGCCAATACCAGGCATCTTACAGACCGTGAACGAGCTATCGCCATTGCCAGACTTCAGGAGGATAGTGTTACCGTAAGGGGCCAGGGAGAAAAGGTCGGCAAGATGCAGTCGCTTATCCTCGCGTTGCGAGACTGGCGGACCTGGGGTTTCATCTTTGGCTACATG GTCATTGTCGGTTCCTCGACCCTTTCCTACTTTTACCCGACCTTAGTCCACGGCCTTGGCTACAGCAGCACTGTTCAAGCGCAGTACATGACG GTTCCCATTTACGCCGTTGCATTCGTGTGCACCGCCGTTAGCGGCTACTTCGCTGACAGGATCTCAAATTACCGCggtctcatcatcgccgGATGGCTCAGCTTCTCAATGATAACATCTATTGCAGTTTGTGTCGTCTACAATTTCACCGCCCGGTATGCGCTACTTGTTCTTATGGCTGCAGGACTCTGGGCATCCAATGCCATATCCCTGAGCTTTGCGGCCTCAACGTTCGGGTCTATGGACGCCGAGGTTCGAGCTGTCGCGCTAGCGCTTATGAATGCTCTAGGTAACCTTGCGCAAATCTACGGCGCGTACTTGTTCCCCTCTGATGATGCACCAAAGTATCTTATGGGCTTTGGTGTTATTTCTGGTATGTTGGGCTTTGGTGTTTGCGTTTACATTGTTATGCATATTCTTGTTCGACGGTTGAACCCATGA
- a CDS encoding major facilitator superfamily domain-containing protein — protein sequence MSNAQDKNQPEALDVEEKGHSDHLEKHDTHIFSAVDETGTHKKIDPAEIKLVKKLDWIILPILWIMYWFNYLDRNAITVARLDGLEKELNLTSTEYQTCVSILIRPSLYMSGAMALWAVVSTLTAICHDFKGLVLTRFFLGVTEAPFYPGALYVLSIFYTKKEIATRISILFTANICGTAFAGLIAIGVFEMSGVAGLAGWRWLFILQGIITFVISLASAFVLPDEPSNTRWLTEEERILAHERIAADTVQIRTNTTTFAGLIDACKDPRLWVLVFMQHFHMAASNFKNFFPTIVGTLGFDRNTTLALTCPPYIVSGIVCIAWAANSGRMNERTWHITLAKVMAVFGFILACTVHNTGARYFAMCVFASGVYACNSVILGWVASTCGQTREKKAISLALANTVATLGPIYTPYLWPSSDEPMYPVAMSSSAAFSAASAVLAWVLRWMLIRENRKIRASNNEERLFYAY from the exons ATGTCCAATGCCCAAGACAAGAACCAGCCTGAAGcccttgatgttgaagaaaaggGACATTCTGATCACCTTGAGAAGCATGACACTCATATCTTCTCGGCGGTTGATGAAACCGGTACACACAAGAAAATCGATCCCGCTGAAATCAAGCtggtgaagaagctggatTGGATTATTCTTCCGATTCTGTGGATCATGTACTGGTTCAACTACCTCGATCGCAATGCCATTACCGTTGCGCGTCTGGATGGCTTGGAGAAGGAGCTTAACCTGACTTCTACGGAGTATCAAACATGTGTTTCCATCCT AATCCGACCTTCCCTCTACATGTCCGGCGCTATGGCTCTCTGGGCTGTTGTGAGCACTCTCACCGCAATCTGCCATGACTTCAAAGGCCTCGTCCTTACGCGATTCTTCCTCGGCGTCACCGAAGCCCCTTTCTACCCAGGCGCTCTATACGTCCTCTCGATCTTCTATACCAAGAAAGAGATAGCAACTCGTATCTCCATCTTATTCACAGCCAACATCTGCGGAACTGCATTTGCAGGACTTATCGCAATTGGCGTGTTTGAGATGAGCGGCGTTGCAGGTCTAGCCGGATGGAGATGGCTCTTCATTCTCCAGGGCATCATCACTTTTGTTATCTCCCTCGCTTCAGCCTTTGTCTTGCCAGATGAGCCCAGCAACACCCGTTGGCtcacagaagaagagaggatATTGGCCCACGAGCGAATTGCCGCAGATACTGTTCAGATCCGAACCAACACGACGACTTTTGCTGGACTGATTGATGCCTGTAAGGACCCTCGTCTTTgggtcctcgtcttcatgCAACACTTCCACATGGCTGCCAGCAacttcaagaacttcttcCCCACTATCGTTGGAACACTTGGCTTTGATCGCAATACGACACTCGCTCTGACCTGTCCCCCATACATCGTGTCAGGTATCGTCTGCATCGCATGGGCCGCAAACTCTG GCCGGATGAACGAAAGAACGTGGCACATTACCCTCGCGAAAGTCATGGCTGTATTTGGCTTCATCTTAGCTTGTACCGTTCACAATACTGGCGCCCGATACTTCGCAATGTGCGTCTTTGCCAGCGGTGTCTACGCCTGTAACAGTGTTATCCTCGGTTGGGTCGCCAGCACATGCGGTCAGACCCGAGAGAAGAAAGCTATATCTCTCGCTCTAGCAAACACGGTTGCCACGCTTGGGCCTATTTACACTCCG TATCTCTGGCCGAGTTCAGATGAGCCTATGTACCCTGTTGCCATGTCCAGCAGTGCCGCCTTTTCCGCTGCATCGGCTGTCTTGGCCTGGGTTCTAAGATGGATGCTCATTCGCGAGAATCGCAAGATTCGGGCTTCGAACAACGAGGAGAGACTATTTTACGCATATTAA
- a CDS encoding fungal-specific transcription factor domain-containing protein, which translates to MQQIANRNRRPGAFRRRRVPGSRAHQACLHCKDKKLKCDDRVPSCGNCERLGITCLVFDAQSKRSRPRNYLEMLEGRVASLQSHDQAPSPQSTLVAASNDESTSSIPYTPEGRDATSDLSSRVGMLDFRTTQTEPQYLGSSSSFAFSRIINLSLSSNLPTAPALAHLSDRRSSPSPCLLPDYDVAVKLSDAYFKHIHPQYPFLHEPTFRTWEAMLYDSSQDFTETGFSFTPLFFLNMVYAVAALLLPNTQSLAGQLYISAQLYTDVLSKDNIESIQALLCYAMYSLRSLEGPSLWKISGLALRQCIELGYHRGVKQFAPAANLLQQEMRKRVFWVAQGIDCTVAVRLGRPLGIPPQEIDAEFPSDVDDSAITDTGILGSPRNHSSQPTTSMSTAIHVFKLRYLWARIHTSLFSDTVRLSIDDHMYHARIEQLRVDLDTWLTNAPQARPHESDDLSIFAKKAWYETNYSHTILLLYRGQLVEYKESLQKIFEDCIEASRNICQTYRRLYIGTAIRYTWGTLHCLFLAGLTYLHCLWTSPAAWDSIRPEDVSKTCTDCTMVLVAIAEGWQAAAPYRDTFEALASRVIAMVFNKSRAVQASFPPPSVAETREPDTWGHWINDMANTGVLEGVDGLLAGFIGDLTTQINS; encoded by the exons ATGCAGCAGATCGCAAACAGAAACCGGCGGCCTGGGGCTTTCAGGCGACGCCGTGTCCCGGGCAGTAGAGCACACCAGGCTTGCCTCCACTGTAAAGATAAGAAACTCAAG TGCGATGATAGAGTCCCGAGCTGTGGTAACTGCGAGCGGCTGGGCATAA CTTGCTTGGTCTTTGATGCACAATCCAAAAGATCACGACCTCGGAATTATCTTGAGATGCTCGAGGGACGCGTCGCGAGCCTCCAAAGTCACGATCAAGCTCCCTCACCTCAATCCACGCTAGTAGCAGCAAGCAACGATGAGAGCACGTCATCAATCCCCTACACACCCGAGGGACGAGATGCCACCAGCGACTTGTCTTCTAGAGTGGGCATGCTTGACTTTCGCACCACGCAGACGGAGCCGCAGTACCTaggctcttcatcttcatttgCATTCTCCCGCATCATTAACCTTTCTCTCAGTAGCAACCTCCCCACTGCGCCTGCACTGGCTCACCTCAGCGATAGGCGCAGCTCGCCGTCTCCATGCCTGCTACCAGACTATGACGTCGCCGTTAAGCTGAGTGATGCCTACTTCAAACATATCCATCCCCAGTATCCATTCCTACATGAACCGACTTTTAGAACTTGGGAGGCAATGCTCTATGATTCGTCGCAAGACTTTACTGAGACTGGGTTCTCTTTCACACCGTTATTCTTTCTCAATATG GTATATGCTGTCGCTGCGCTACTCTTACCAAACACTCAGTCCTTAGCCGGC CAGCTTTACATATCTGCTCAACTATATACCGATGTACTATCGAAGGATAATATTGAATCCATTCAAGCTCTGTTGTGCTACGCTATGTACTCTCTCCGCTCCCTTGAAGGACCATCTTTATG GAAAATCTCTGGTCTGGCACTACGACAGTGCATTGAATTAGGGTATCATCGCGGAGTTAAGCAGTTTGCACCCGCCGCGAACTTACTCCAACAGGAGATGCGCAAGAGAGTTTTCTGGGTCGCCCAGGGTATAGACTGCACTGTTGCTGTACGGCTGGGGCGGCCTTTAGGTATTCCACCTCAAGAAATCGATGCTGAG TTCCCGTCAGACGTGGATGACTCTGCTATCACTGACACTGGTATCTTGGGCTCTCCAAGAAACCATTCCAGCCAGCCAACAACATCGATGTCTACCGCCATTCACGTATTCAAGTTACGTTATCTCTGGGCTCGCATACACACATCACTGTTTTCAGACACCGTACGCCTAAGCATTGACGATCATATGTACCATGCTCGAATCGAACAGCTACGAGTAGACCTGGACACGTGGTTGACAAATGCCCCTCAAGCACGACCCCATGAAAGTGATGACTTGTCTATATTTGCCAAAAAAGCATGGTATGAAACCAATTACAGCCACACAATACTTCTTCTCTATAGGGGTCAGCTTGTAGAGTATAAAGAATCACTCCAGAAGATCTTCGAGGACTGCATCGAGGCGTCGAGAAACATCTGCCAAACATATCGTCGGCTGTACATAGGCACGGCTATAAGGTACACATGGGGTACTCTGCACTGTCTGTTCTTAGCAGGATTGACTTACTTGCATTGCTTATGGACGTCACCGGCAGCATGGGACTCAATTCGACCAGAAGATGTCAGCAAGACATGTACGGATTGTACAATGGTTTTGGTGGCGATCGCTGAGGGCTGGCAAGCTGCTGCCCCATATCGTGATACGTTTGAAGCTCTAGCGAGTCGTGTCATCGCAATGGTATTCAACAAGAGCCGCGCTGTGCAGGcatcttttcctcctcccaGTGTGGCTGAAACTAGGGAGCCAGATACATGGGGTCACTGGATTAATGATATGGCAAATACCGGAGTTCTGGAAGGGGTCGATGGACTTTTGGCAGGATTCATTGGCGATTTAACGACACAGATTAATTCATAA
- a CDS encoding Pyruvate/Phosphoenolpyruvate kinase-like domain-containing protein: protein MSKSIVNTKPYPFHFEASEYPAIKPNGKGVTVEYTNCRGARPSLQASKLRAMVQEAHGDPSKILANVCSYDALSSRLCEEAGFPVVFLAGYPMASAFGLPDTGYIAFGEVVNKIQEVAREVNVPILVDGDTGYGSPMNVRRTVQGFAQAGAAGIMLEDQSWPKRCGHTAGKSVVSRSEAYARWQAAVDARNEGLDIWILARTDSLIHGYDEALTRARKAIEIGVDAVFVEALPDRESMERLRKDLDFPVVANIIEGGKTQNLSAKDLAELGYSIVCYPWTLVAAKLKSIRETLENIKGSMTVGKPPVVLSYDEVCEGVGFNKYFEIEERYQYEGRANGANGHQWKD from the exons ATGTCCAAGTCCATCGTCAACACCAAACCCTACCCTTTCCACTTCGAGGCAAGCGAGTATCCCGCCATCAAGCCCAATGGAAAAGGAGTGACGGTTGAATACACCAACTGTCGGGGGGCAAGACCCTCCCTGCAAGCTTCCAAGCTCAGAGCCATGGTGCAAGAGGCGCACGGGGATCCCTCCAAGATTCTCGCCAATGTCTGCAGCTATGATGCCTTGAGTTCTCGTTTATGCGAGGAGGCTGGATTTCCTGTTGTCTTTCTGGCTGGGTACCCTATGGCGTCTGCATTTGGACTGCCTGATACAGGGTATATTGCTTTTGGAGAGGTTgtcaacaagatccaagaggTAGCCAGGGAGGTAAATGTTCCTATTCTGGTAGATGGCGATACTGGTTATGGAAGTCCGATGAATGTTCGCCGAACGGTCCAAGG ATTTGCACAGGCTGGAGCTGCTGGGATCATGCTCGAGGACCAATCGTGGCCAAAGC GCTGTGGTCACACTGCTGGGAAAAGTGTGGTGTCCCGAAGCGAAGCCTATGCTCGCTGGCAAGCCGCTGTCGACGCTAGAAACGAAGGCCTGGACATCTGGATCCTCGCCCGCACGGACAGTCTGATTCACGGATACGACGAGGCACTTACCAGGGCACGCAAGGCCATCGagattggtgttgatgccgTATTTGTTGAAGCACTCCCTGATCGCGAGTCCATGGAACGTCTTCGTAAGGACCTCGACTTCCCAGTGGTTGCCAACATCATTGAGGGTGGCAAAACACAGAACCTCTCCGCCAAGGATCTCGCCGAACTCGGCTATAGCATTGTCTGCTATCCTTGGACTCTCGTTGCTGCTAAGCTGAAGAGTATAAGGGAGACACTGGAGAACATCAAGGGTTCTATGACGGTTGGGAAGCCTCCTGTTGTTCTATCGTATGACGAGGTTTGTGAGGGTGTTGGATTCAATAAGTactttgagattgaggagagGTATCAATATGAAGGACGGGCTAATGGAGCCAACGGACACCAGTGGAAGGATTAG
- a CDS encoding chaperonin 10-like protein yields the protein MKAFQFLGVEQGLQLRDVPVPTPGVDQVLIQVKAAGLCHSDTHVLHGGGAAWMCKLPVILGHEVAGVIVELGAAESSSTTPFKVGDRVAVACVGHPIQERNFQEALGVGCDGGYAEFAVAPVKNLVKLPEDVGFPEAAVATDSVATAYHAVVTEGGVTPHSTVAIIGLGGLGLNGLAIASLKGAKVYGVDINETKFDQARGAGAIECATSLDAFSEKTFDLIVDFAGTQKTVQGAISAVRPGGTVVLVGLASQTVQFATTDLVTKNVSLRGSTSASIAEFREVLALLASGDLKPQIEEILFADVAKGLELLGSGKVANRLYTIP from the coding sequence ATGAAAGCATTCCAGTTTCTCGGAGTTGAACAGGGCCTTCAACTACGAGATGTTCCCGTCCCCACACCCGGCGTAGACCAGGTGTTAATACAAGTCAAAGCCGCAGGTCTCTGCCACTCAGACACCCATGTCCTGCACGGCGGCGGAGCAGCTTGGATGTGCAAGCTACCCGTGATCCTAGGCCACGAGGTTGCCGGTGTTATTGTCGAGCTGGGCGCCGCAGAATCATCTTCGACCACTCCCTTCAAAGTAGGCGACCGCGTAGCCGTCGCCTGCGTAGGACATCCTATTCAAGAGCGCAATTTCCAAGAGGCGCTCGGCGTCGGGTGCGATGGAGGTTATGCCGAATTCGCTGTGGCTCCCGTTAAGAATCTGGTAAAGCTCCCGGAAGATGTCGGTTTCCCCGAGGCTGCCGTGGCCACCGATTCCGTTGCCACAGCCTACCACGCAGTTGTCACAGAGGGCGGTGTGACCCCACATTCAACAGTCGCTATCATTGGCTTAGGAGGCCTCGGTCTAAACGGCCTGGCCATTGCGTCTTTGAAAGGGGCAAAAGTATACGGCGTTGATATCAACGAAACAAAGTTCGACCAAGCTCGAGGTGCTGGGGCCATCGAGTGTGCAACAAGCCTGGACGCCTTCTCAGAAAAGACTTTCGACCTCATCGTCGACTTCGCCGGCACACAGAAAACGGTTCAAGGTGCTATCTCTGCTGTCAGGCCTGGAGGCACGGTTGTACTAGTTGGCTTGGCGAGCCAAACAGTCCAATTTGCAACCACAGACTTGGTGACCAAGAATGTGTCACTCAGAGGTTCAACTAGCGCTAGCATTGCAGAGTTTCGGGAGGTGCTGGCATTGCTAGCTTCAGGGGACTTGAAGCCACAAATTGAGGAGATTCTTTTTGCAGATGTCGCAAAGGGACTTGAGTTGCTTGGCTCTGGTAAGGTGGCTAATCGACTGTATACTATTCCATGA
- a CDS encoding peroxisomal biogenesis factor 11, whose product MVNKIDIRLWVMHMMKISSTLAGRDKLIRLVQYLSRLQILFLLNNKRSSRPNLERWRKLVRHLNSTRKLLRVGKAPEYVQAAVNIITIDKADHFLQHLLSLRQLLLAGYITLDNVTVLDSLGVHPWKTARRIQVEASRLWLGAIICGLVSQLYFFYNLKHLPDTKKASNSAKILHFKHAANTLQLLNALFDLPIACSAAKIFNFSDGVISVCGAASSLVGIANI is encoded by the exons ATGGTGAACAAAATCGACATTCGTCTATGGGTGATGCATATGATGAAAATCAGCTCTACGCTTGCCGGTCGGGACAAACTCATCCGTCTTGTACAATATCTTTCTCGGTTACAAATTCTGTTCTTGCTCAACAACAAGCGTTCATCACGGCCCAATCTAGAGCGATGGAGAAAGCTCGTCAGACACCTTAATTCAACACGTAAACTTCTCCGTGTTGGCAAGGCACCGGAATACGTTCAAGCTGCAGTTAATATTATCACGATTGATAAAGCCGACCACTTCTTACAACATCTTTTGTCTCTTCGCCAGCTTCTGCTTGCCGGTTATATAACTTTGGATAATGTCACAGTTCTTGATAGTCTTGGAGTCCATCCTTGGAAAACTGCAAGGCGAATCCAAGTTGAGGCATCACGGCTGTGGCTTGGTGCCATCATTTGCGGTCTCGTCTCTCAATTGTATTTTTTCTACAACCTGAAGCATCTTCCGGATACTAAGAAAGCCTCTAATAGTGCGAAGATCCTCCATTT CAAGCATGCGGCCAACACATTACAACTCTTGAACGCCTTGTTTGACTTGCCTATCGCATGTTCTGCTGCCAAGATCTTTAATTTCAGTGATGGCGTTATTAGTGTTTGTGGGGCTGCAAGCAGCTTGGTTGGAATTGCAAATATTTGA